A region from the Thauera humireducens genome encodes:
- a CDS encoding TOBE domain-containing protein translates to MNESPPLQLEAALGHDATDKRIDVLRRIGRAGSISEAARGAGISYKAAWQAIETLGNLAGTPLVEKAVGGSGGGGAQLTAAGHRLLRAFDLLAAARLEVLSQLDKEGGANPLSPGLAGLGLRTSMRNQLPCVVADVSHSGPAVRVELALSDGTRLASRITQESAQLLDLEKGKAVLALCKATAVKVRDAGTAAHAANMLRGQVVRTSEDAGAAEVSLTLDCGLSMVGFAVDTGRLSVGQACVAQLDESSVVIALPG, encoded by the coding sequence ATGAACGAATCACCTCCACTTCAGCTTGAAGCTGCACTTGGGCACGACGCCACCGACAAGCGCATCGACGTGCTGCGCCGCATCGGCAGGGCCGGCTCCATCTCCGAAGCGGCGCGCGGCGCCGGCATCAGCTACAAGGCCGCCTGGCAGGCCATCGAAACCCTCGGCAACCTCGCGGGTACGCCACTGGTGGAGAAGGCGGTCGGCGGCAGCGGCGGCGGCGGCGCGCAACTGACGGCGGCGGGACACCGGCTGCTACGGGCCTTCGATCTGCTCGCGGCGGCCCGTCTGGAAGTCCTCAGCCAGCTCGACAAGGAGGGCGGAGCCAACCCGCTGTCCCCTGGCCTGGCCGGGCTCGGGCTGCGAACCAGCATGCGTAACCAGTTGCCGTGCGTTGTGGCCGACGTGAGCCACTCGGGCCCGGCGGTCAGGGTCGAACTCGCGCTATCGGATGGAACGCGGCTTGCGTCACGCATCACCCAGGAGAGCGCACAACTGCTGGACCTCGAGAAAGGCAAGGCGGTCCTCGCCTTGTGCAAGGCGACGGCAGTCAAGGTCCGTGATGCGGGCACCGCCGCCCACGCGGCCAACATGCTGCGCGGTCAGGTCGTTCGCACCTCCGAGGATGCCGGGGCGGCCGAGGTAAGCCTGACGCTCGACTGCGGCCTGTCGATGGTCGGATTCGCGGTCGATACGGGAAGGCTCAGTGTCGGTCAAGCCTGTGTCGCGCAGCTCGATGAGTCGTCCGTGGTCATCGCATTGCCAGGCTGA
- the modA gene encoding molybdate ABC transporter substrate-binding protein — translation MKPLVSVLMTGLFLCAPAHAAELSVAVAANFTAPMQKIAEAFEKETGHKLVLSYGSTGKFYAQIKNGAPFEVLFAADDETPARLEQEGQSVAGTRFTYAIGKLVLWSKQPGLVDEQGEVLRTGAFERIALADPKLAPYGAAAMQTLRKLGLADALGSKFVQGENIGQAYQFVATQNAPLGFVALSQVFAEGRLTEGSAWMVPETLYEPIRQDAIILARGKDNPAAPELMRYLRGDAAKAIIRSYGYGL, via the coding sequence ATGAAACCCCTTGTGTCCGTCCTGATGACGGGTCTGTTCCTGTGCGCGCCGGCGCACGCGGCCGAACTCAGCGTGGCCGTCGCCGCCAACTTCACTGCGCCGATGCAGAAGATTGCTGAGGCCTTCGAGAAGGAGACGGGGCACAAGCTCGTGCTGTCTTATGGCTCGACGGGCAAGTTCTATGCGCAGATCAAGAACGGGGCGCCTTTCGAGGTCCTGTTCGCCGCCGATGATGAGACGCCTGCACGCCTCGAGCAGGAAGGGCAGAGTGTGGCAGGCACCCGGTTCACCTACGCCATCGGCAAGCTCGTCCTGTGGAGCAAACAGCCGGGCCTGGTCGACGAGCAGGGCGAAGTGCTGCGAACGGGCGCGTTCGAGCGTATCGCGCTGGCCGATCCCAAGCTCGCGCCCTATGGCGCTGCGGCGATGCAGACCCTGCGCAAGCTCGGACTCGCCGATGCGCTCGGCAGCAAGTTCGTTCAGGGCGAGAACATCGGCCAGGCCTACCAGTTCGTCGCCACCCAGAACGCACCGCTGGGCTTTGTCGCGCTGTCGCAGGTGTTTGCCGAGGGCCGCCTGACGGAAGGTTCGGCCTGGATGGTGCCGGAAACGCTCTACGAGCCGATCCGCCAGGACGCGATCATCCTGGCCAGGGGCAAGGACAACCCTGCAGCGCCCGAACTGATGCGTTATCTCCGGGGCGATGCGGCGAAGGCCATCATCCGTTCCTACGGCTACGGCCTCTGA
- a CDS encoding hemerythrin domain-containing protein, which translates to MLSGLRALASGIEAGRLTPDFELMTSMIDYIENVPEKVHHPKENAYLFARLRQRCDEVLPVIEQLEQEHTQGDARIAALRAALETYRREGESAFAAYQAALKAYIEFEWQHMSTEEHLVFPLARKHLTAEDWAEIDAAFLANDNPWQGAAGEYAALFTRIVNMAPAPVGLGS; encoded by the coding sequence ATGCTGAGCGGCCTGCGCGCGCTCGCCAGCGGGATCGAGGCCGGGCGGCTGACGCCCGACTTCGAACTGATGACATCGATGATCGACTACATCGAGAACGTGCCCGAGAAGGTGCACCACCCGAAGGAGAACGCCTACCTGTTCGCCAGGCTGCGCCAGCGCTGCGACGAGGTGCTGCCCGTCATCGAGCAGCTCGAACAGGAACACACGCAGGGCGACGCCCGCATCGCCGCGCTGCGTGCAGCGCTGGAAACCTACCGTCGTGAGGGCGAGTCGGCCTTTGCTGCGTACCAGGCGGCGCTGAAGGCCTACATCGAGTTCGAGTGGCAGCACATGAGCACCGAGGAGCACCTGGTCTTTCCCCTCGCCCGGAAGCACCTCACCGCCGAAGACTGGGCCGAGATCGACGCCGCCTTCCTGGCCAACGATAATCCGTGGCAGGGTGCGGCCGGCGAGTATGCCGCGCTGTTCACCCGCATCGTGAACATGGCGCCAGCCCCGGTGGGGCTCGGCAGCTGA
- a CDS encoding DMT family transporter, giving the protein MRSRFVELSDTSKGLLAALVVVICWSGFNIVSRFGSTATFTPFDLAAMRYGVSGALALPFFLKLVPPREWPRHAVLALVGGLGYGLLVYSGFAFAPSAHAGVFVNGGIPFWTVVIVAVMAGFHVARQTVIALLLSSAGLVLIGFQSLFSASAQDEWIGDGLFLAAALSWAVFGLLMRRWQIRPQLGILGIASFSLVTYMPIYLLWLPGNIANAGWGEIGLQAVYQGIIAALLAAGMYSYANQKIGACQASMMLALVPAFSAIGGWLILDEALGITTVIGIVVVSLGALLGASPPGSMARLLSSGLR; this is encoded by the coding sequence GTGCGCAGTCGTTTCGTCGAACTATCCGACACAAGCAAGGGCCTGCTGGCCGCGCTGGTCGTGGTCATCTGCTGGTCGGGCTTCAACATCGTGTCGCGCTTCGGCAGCACGGCGACCTTCACACCCTTCGATCTCGCCGCGATGCGCTATGGCGTGTCGGGTGCCCTCGCGCTGCCCTTCTTCCTCAAGCTCGTGCCCCCGCGGGAGTGGCCGCGCCATGCGGTACTGGCCCTGGTCGGCGGGCTGGGCTATGGCCTGCTGGTGTATTCGGGGTTCGCTTTTGCGCCGAGCGCACACGCGGGCGTGTTCGTGAATGGCGGCATCCCGTTCTGGACCGTCGTCATCGTCGCCGTGATGGCGGGCTTTCACGTCGCGCGCCAGACCGTGATCGCCTTGCTGCTGTCGAGCGCCGGACTCGTGCTGATCGGATTCCAGAGCCTGTTTTCCGCATCGGCCCAGGACGAATGGATCGGTGACGGACTCTTCCTCGCTGCCGCCCTGAGCTGGGCCGTGTTCGGCCTGTTGATGCGGCGCTGGCAGATCCGTCCGCAGCTGGGCATCCTCGGCATCGCGAGCTTTTCGCTCGTCACCTACATGCCGATCTACCTGCTGTGGCTGCCGGGCAACATCGCCAACGCCGGCTGGGGCGAGATCGGGCTGCAGGCGGTCTACCAGGGCATCATCGCCGCGCTGCTGGCGGCGGGCATGTACAGCTACGCGAACCAGAAAATCGGCGCCTGCCAGGCGTCGATGATGCTCGCGCTGGTGCCGGCATTCTCCGCGATCGGCGGCTGGCTGATCCTGGACGAAGCACTGGGCATCACCACCGTGATCGGCATCGTCGTCGTCTCGCTGGGCGCCCTGCTCGGCGCCTCGCCGCCGGGCTCGATGGCACGTCTGTTGTCTTCGGGATTGCGATGA
- a CDS encoding CIA30 family protein, translating to MPETLFLFDRPEAVSAWSAIDDRVMGGVSRSTLRFDPAGHAVFGGQVSPDNNGGFASVRASVSPPSARDIEAIELVVRGDGRRYKLNLRIDRGFDGVNYQAAFAPPDGRWIRQALALADFLPTWRGRAVPDAPALRGATIEQVGLMIADRQFGGFELAIQGIWARRE from the coding sequence ATGCCCGAAACGCTCTTCCTGTTCGATCGCCCCGAAGCGGTCTCTGCCTGGTCCGCCATCGACGATCGCGTCATGGGCGGTGTGTCGCGCAGCACGCTGCGTTTCGATCCGGCCGGCCATGCCGTGTTCGGCGGGCAGGTTTCGCCGGACAACAACGGCGGCTTCGCCTCGGTGCGTGCATCGGTTTCGCCGCCATCGGCGCGGGACATCGAAGCCATCGAGCTCGTCGTGCGCGGGGACGGCCGCCGCTACAAGCTCAACCTGCGCATCGATCGCGGCTTCGATGGTGTCAATTACCAAGCCGCCTTCGCGCCTCCCGATGGACGCTGGATCCGGCAGGCATTGGCCCTGGCCGACTTTCTGCCCACCTGGCGCGGTCGCGCGGTCCCGGACGCGCCGGCGCTGCGCGGTGCGACTATCGAACAGGTAGGGCTAATGATCGCGGATCGCCAGTTCGGGGGATTCGAACTGGCGATCCAAGGGATCTGGGCGCGGCGCGAGTGA
- a CDS encoding Rid family hydrolase: protein MTIYVVGLQPEQTARIREIRSAYFDPESPPAVTLLDIERLAFPGLRVEIDIIAAQ, encoded by the coding sequence GTGACCATCTACGTGGTCGGCCTGCAGCCCGAGCAGACCGCGCGCATCCGCGAGATCCGCTCGGCCTACTTCGACCCCGAGAGCCCGCCCGCCGTCACCCTGCTCGACATCGAGCGCCTGGCCTTCCCCGGCCTGCGGGTCGAAATCGACATCATCGCCGCACAGTAA
- a CDS encoding ISL3 family transposase, whose translation MRDAMLGVVFWEGRLVDSCQERADGSLLLTLSEDPSHRARCGRCGSDGVLLHERRRRRVRDRDWFDRRVWLDVPIRRLDCYQCGARAAERLSWLDTGERITHRLRAWIEALVQILPIAHVAQLTGLHWHTIKRIDHRRLQTRYGAFDAQGVRRLVMDEFALHKGHRYATVIMDAERMRVLWVGEGNSREAIRPFFELLGKEGCQHIEAVAMDMNTAFDLEVRAHCPNAEVVYDLFHVVARFGREVVDRVRVDQANALRSAPAQRQVIKRSRWLLLRNRDNLGNEQVVKLEELLAANAPLATVYLLKTAIKEIWFAPSIRDGARRWKDWYRLAIESGIAPAIAFAKRLRKYLRGILASAIFPLNTSILEGVNNRIKVIKRMAYGFRDSAYFFLKIKAAFPGKAR comes from the coding sequence ATGCGCGATGCTATGTTGGGCGTGGTCTTCTGGGAAGGCCGCCTCGTCGATTCATGCCAGGAGCGAGCCGACGGTTCGCTGCTTCTCACCCTCTCTGAAGACCCCTCACACCGCGCGCGATGTGGGCGCTGCGGTAGCGACGGTGTTCTGCTCCACGAGCGCCGGCGACGCCGGGTGCGCGATCGAGACTGGTTCGATCGACGCGTCTGGCTGGATGTGCCGATTCGCCGCCTCGACTGTTACCAGTGTGGCGCACGGGCGGCCGAGCGCCTGAGCTGGCTCGACACGGGTGAGCGCATCACACACCGATTACGCGCCTGGATCGAGGCGCTGGTGCAGATCCTGCCGATCGCCCACGTCGCCCAACTCACGGGCTTGCACTGGCACACCATCAAGCGCATCGACCATCGGCGTCTGCAGACCCGGTATGGCGCTTTCGATGCGCAGGGCGTGCGTCGGTTGGTGATGGACGAGTTCGCGCTGCACAAGGGGCACCGCTACGCGACGGTGATCATGGATGCTGAACGTATGCGCGTGTTGTGGGTCGGCGAAGGCAACAGCCGCGAGGCGATCCGGCCCTTCTTCGAATTGCTGGGCAAAGAGGGCTGTCAGCACATCGAGGCGGTCGCAATGGACATGAACACCGCCTTCGATCTGGAGGTGCGCGCCCATTGCCCGAACGCCGAAGTCGTCTATGACTTGTTCCATGTCGTCGCCCGCTTTGGTCGGGAGGTCGTCGACCGGGTGCGCGTCGATCAGGCCAATGCCTTGCGCAGTGCGCCCGCACAACGTCAGGTCATCAAGCGCTCGCGCTGGTTGCTGCTGCGCAACCGCGACAACCTGGGCAACGAGCAGGTGGTCAAGCTCGAGGAACTGCTGGCGGCCAACGCACCGCTGGCTACCGTCTATCTGCTGAAGACCGCCATCAAGGAAATCTGGTTTGCGCCATCGATCAGAGACGGCGCCCGAAGATGGAAAGACTGGTACCGCCTGGCGATCGAAAGCGGCATCGCGCCGGCGATCGCCTTTGCAAAGCGACTCCGAAAGTACCTGCGTGGCATCCTCGCCTCAGCCATCTTTCCCTTGAACACCAGCATTCTCGAGGGCGTCAACAACCGCATTAAGGTCATCAAGCGTATGGCCTACGGGTTCCGGGATTCAGCCTATTTCTTCCTGAAGATCAAGGCCGCCTTCCCCGGAAAGGCGCGATGA
- a CDS encoding alpha/beta hydrolase, with protein sequence MTIHDTLPDTPALEIETGPNPQVTVIWMHGLGADGSDFAPIVPELNLPESPAVRFIFPHAPYRPVTCNGGYVMRAWYDIVSLAPGSREIDEPSLLESRDSIRQLIAREAARGVPSERIVLAGFSQGGAVAYLAGLTHPAPLAGIIALSTYIPSPALLLAEFTAPNGRIPVFAAHGTDDDVVSLELGEQALEVVRGIGVAPEWRTYAMPHSVCLDEIADIGTWLARIITEACRPAAAAP encoded by the coding sequence ATGACGATCCACGACACCCTCCCCGACACCCCGGCGCTCGAGATCGAGACGGGTCCGAACCCGCAGGTCACCGTGATCTGGATGCACGGGCTGGGCGCGGACGGCAGCGACTTCGCGCCGATCGTCCCCGAGCTGAACCTGCCCGAATCGCCTGCGGTAAGGTTCATCTTCCCGCACGCGCCCTACCGGCCGGTGACCTGCAACGGCGGCTACGTCATGCGCGCCTGGTACGACATCGTTTCCCTGGCGCCGGGCAGCCGTGAGATCGACGAACCCAGCCTGCTCGAGTCGCGCGACAGCATCCGCCAGCTGATCGCGCGCGAAGCGGCCCGGGGCGTCCCGAGCGAGCGCATCGTCCTCGCCGGCTTCTCCCAGGGCGGCGCCGTCGCCTACCTGGCCGGCCTCACGCACCCCGCGCCACTGGCCGGCATCATCGCCCTGTCGACCTACATTCCGAGCCCCGCCCTGCTACTCGCCGAGTTCACCGCGCCGAACGGCCGTATTCCGGTATTTGCGGCGCATGGCACCGACGATGACGTCGTCTCGCTCGAGCTCGGCGAACAGGCGCTCGAGGTGGTGCGCGGGATCGGCGTTGCGCCCGAGTGGCGCACCTATGCAATGCCGCACTCGGTGTGCCTCGACGAGATCGCCGACATCGGGACCTGGCTGGCGCGCATCATCACCGAGGCGTGCCGGCCCGCGGCTGCTGCTCCCTGA
- a CDS encoding benzoate/H(+) symporter BenE family transporter → MIAHLERPAGPAPGGRRLLADLGPGYLANGLIGFIFSATGPVAIILAVGTRGGLTQAELASWVFGVFFINGLLTLAMSWRYRMPLGFAWTIPGTVLVGPALQHLSFAEVVGAFYATSAVVLLMGLSGWVKRFMQALPMPIVMGMVAGVFLRFGLDLVRALHSDVGIAGPMVIAFLLLSAVPVLGRRLPPVIGALLAGALAIAMLGRIDTATLGSFALAQPLVQAPVWSVAAMVELVVPLAITVLVVQNGQGVAVLKAAGHQPPVNTIAAVCGIGAALSAAVGAVSTCLTGPTNALLTSSGERHRHYIGALCFGTFGVLFGLMAPTFTGLMLAAPAEFIMVLGGLAMLRVLQGAFLASFGGKFSLGALISLLVTVADISLLNIGAAFWGLVAGFAVSWLMEKGDFVAAARG, encoded by the coding sequence ATGATCGCGCACCTCGAACGCCCGGCCGGGCCCGCGCCGGGCGGGCGTCGTCTGCTTGCCGACCTCGGCCCGGGCTACCTCGCCAACGGCCTCATCGGCTTCATCTTCTCGGCCACCGGACCGGTGGCGATCATCCTCGCCGTCGGCACACGCGGCGGCCTGACGCAGGCCGAGCTGGCATCCTGGGTGTTCGGCGTGTTCTTCATCAACGGTCTGCTGACGCTGGCGATGAGCTGGCGCTACCGCATGCCGCTCGGCTTCGCGTGGACCATCCCCGGCACGGTACTGGTCGGCCCTGCCCTGCAGCACCTGAGTTTTGCCGAGGTCGTCGGCGCCTTCTACGCCACCAGCGCCGTGGTGCTGCTGATGGGCCTGAGCGGCTGGGTCAAGCGCTTCATGCAGGCGCTGCCCATGCCCATCGTCATGGGCATGGTGGCGGGCGTCTTCCTGCGCTTCGGGCTGGATCTGGTGCGGGCGCTGCACAGCGACGTCGGCATTGCCGGTCCGATGGTGATCGCCTTCCTGCTGCTGTCGGCCGTTCCTGTCCTGGGTCGCCGCCTGCCGCCGGTGATCGGCGCCCTGCTCGCCGGCGCGCTCGCCATCGCCATGCTCGGACGCATCGACACCGCAACGCTGGGCAGCTTTGCCCTGGCCCAACCGCTGGTGCAGGCGCCGGTCTGGTCGGTCGCCGCGATGGTCGAACTGGTCGTACCGCTGGCCATCACCGTGCTGGTGGTGCAGAACGGCCAGGGCGTCGCGGTGCTCAAAGCCGCCGGGCATCAGCCGCCGGTCAACACCATCGCCGCCGTATGCGGCATCGGCGCGGCCCTCAGCGCGGCAGTCGGCGCCGTCAGCACCTGCCTCACTGGCCCCACCAACGCCTTGCTCACCTCCTCGGGCGAGCGTCACCGCCACTACATCGGCGCCCTGTGTTTCGGCACCTTCGGCGTGCTTTTCGGCCTGATGGCGCCCACCTTCACCGGCCTGATGCTGGCCGCGCCCGCCGAGTTCATCATGGTGCTGGGCGGCCTCGCAATGTTGCGCGTGCTGCAGGGCGCCTTCCTCGCCTCCTTCGGCGGCAAGTTCTCCCTCGGCGCCCTCATCAGCCTCCTCGTCACCGTCGCCGACATCAGCCTGCTCAACATCGGCGCGGCGTTCTGGGGCCTGGTGGCAGGCTTTGCCGTGTCATGGTTGATGGAGAAAGGCGACTTCGTGGCGGCTGCCCGCGGCTAG
- a CDS encoding cation:proton antiporter, with product MNDFFPITNPVVVFALVAVIILLAPIVMGRMRMPGMIGLLLAGAILGPNALGVLERDQSFVLFGTVGLLYIMFTAALEIDLAILKRYSVHSVVFGLVTFAIPQGLGMLVAYYVLGFAWPAAILLASMFASHTLLTYPIVSRLGLTRNQAVTTAVGGTIVTDTLALLVLAVIAGMTRGEVDESFAWQLGLSLTLYVAAILIGLPLLARWFFRRVARDGVAEFVFVLATVFGCAALSHVAGSEPIVGAFLGGLALNRLIPHNSTLMNRIQFTGDALFIPFFLLSVGMLLDLSVFAGGARAWLVAICMLATVLVAKWLAAETTRPLLGYSLDQARVVFGLSVPQAAATLAATIVGFEIGLFDDTVVNGAIVMILVTCFWAPIVVDRHGRNLVQAEAGLAAEAPVAKQRILVACSTESSARPLIDLAILMRDPAQAQPVYALNVVEDGDDAVRGVAAAERMLDALVPQLSAAGVPAQPVTRIDLNTAAGILRARRELHARKVIVGWRKRSIGTEFFFGSMVEQLLQDGQYLLIASRLREPLNTCKRIVIALPPHVENEDGFIDGMRTLGHLARQLGVGMLILCETAHEAGVQRRLKALRPAIEFKLQPIAAWSGVLRALSELARKDQLMVFVGVRPGGYAWRTSLGTLPERVSRLSPDLNMLVFYLPEMNEPDDLA from the coding sequence ATGAACGATTTCTTCCCGATCACGAACCCGGTCGTGGTCTTCGCCCTCGTCGCCGTCATCATCCTGCTCGCCCCCATCGTGATGGGGCGCATGCGCATGCCGGGCATGATCGGCTTGCTGCTGGCGGGAGCGATCCTGGGGCCCAACGCGCTCGGCGTGCTCGAGCGCGACCAGTCCTTCGTGCTCTTCGGCACGGTCGGCCTGCTCTACATCATGTTTACGGCGGCGCTCGAGATCGATCTGGCCATCCTGAAGCGCTACAGCGTTCATAGCGTGGTGTTCGGGCTGGTCACCTTCGCGATCCCGCAGGGCCTGGGCATGCTGGTCGCGTACTACGTGCTCGGCTTCGCGTGGCCGGCGGCGATTCTGCTGGCGAGCATGTTCGCCTCGCACACCCTGCTGACCTACCCCATCGTGAGCCGGCTCGGACTGACACGCAATCAGGCCGTGACGACCGCCGTGGGCGGCACGATCGTGACCGATACCCTGGCGCTGCTGGTGCTGGCGGTGATCGCCGGCATGACGCGCGGCGAGGTGGACGAGAGTTTCGCATGGCAGCTGGGGCTCAGCCTGACGCTGTACGTCGCGGCGATCCTCATCGGCCTGCCGCTGCTGGCACGCTGGTTCTTCCGCCGCGTCGCGCGCGATGGCGTGGCCGAGTTCGTATTCGTACTGGCGACCGTGTTCGGCTGCGCGGCGCTATCGCATGTCGCCGGCTCCGAGCCCATCGTCGGCGCCTTCCTCGGCGGGCTGGCGCTGAACCGCCTGATTCCGCACAACAGCACGCTGATGAACCGGATCCAGTTCACCGGCGATGCGCTGTTCATCCCCTTCTTCCTGCTCTCGGTCGGCATGCTGCTCGACCTGAGCGTTTTCGCCGGCGGCGCCCGGGCGTGGCTGGTGGCCATCTGCATGCTCGCCACGGTGCTGGTGGCAAAGTGGCTGGCGGCGGAGACAACGCGCCCCCTGCTCGGCTACAGCCTGGATCAGGCCCGCGTGGTGTTCGGGCTGAGCGTCCCGCAGGCGGCGGCAACGCTCGCCGCGACGATCGTCGGCTTCGAGATCGGACTCTTCGACGACACCGTCGTGAATGGCGCCATCGTCATGATCCTGGTGACCTGCTTCTGGGCCCCCATCGTCGTCGATCGACACGGGCGCAACCTCGTCCAGGCGGAGGCCGGACTTGCGGCGGAAGCGCCGGTGGCCAAGCAGCGGATCCTGGTGGCCTGCTCGACGGAAAGTTCGGCCCGGCCCCTGATCGATCTGGCGATCCTCATGCGCGATCCGGCGCAGGCGCAGCCCGTATATGCGCTCAACGTCGTCGAGGACGGCGACGACGCGGTCAGGGGTGTCGCCGCGGCCGAACGCATGCTCGACGCGCTCGTCCCGCAGCTTTCGGCAGCAGGCGTCCCGGCGCAGCCGGTCACCCGCATCGACCTGAACACCGCGGCGGGCATCCTGCGCGCCCGGCGCGAACTGCACGCACGCAAGGTCATCGTCGGCTGGCGCAAGCGCAGCATCGGCACCGAGTTCTTCTTCGGCTCGATGGTCGAGCAGCTGCTGCAGGACGGCCAGTACCTGCTGATCGCCAGCCGCCTGCGCGAACCGCTCAACACCTGCAAACGCATCGTGATTGCGCTGCCACCCCACGTCGAGAATGAAGACGGCTTCATCGACGGGATGCGGACCCTCGGACACCTCGCGCGGCAGCTCGGCGTCGGCATGCTGATCCTGTGCGAGACCGCGCATGAGGCGGGCGTGCAGCGTCGTCTCAAGGCGCTGCGTCCGGCAATCGAGTTCAAGCTCCAGCCGATCGCGGCGTGGAGCGGCGTACTGCGCGCCCTGTCCGAGCTGGCGCGCAAGGATCAGCTGATGGTGTTCGTCGGCGTCCGTCCCGGCGGCTACGCCTGGCGCACCTCGCTCGGCACCCTGCCGGAGCGGGTGAGCCGGCTTTCGCCGGACTTGAACATGCTCGTGTTCTACCTGCCCGAGATGAACGAACCGGACGACCTGGCATGA
- a CDS encoding bacteriohemerythrin yields the protein MTEMQAGFDWTDRYLLGYAAMDDTHREFVTLVDALLTTPDDGLAQALDAFAAHAVAHFEQEDGWMRTTDFPAGDCHIDEHAKVLASVREVQQALADGNSGIVRELAQALMDWFPGHADYMDSALAQWMVKRSHGGAPLVFRRDSAKA from the coding sequence ATGACGGAAATGCAGGCGGGATTCGACTGGACGGACAGGTATTTGCTCGGTTACGCGGCGATGGATGACACCCATCGCGAGTTCGTGACGCTGGTCGATGCCCTGCTGACAACGCCGGATGACGGATTGGCGCAAGCCCTGGACGCCTTTGCCGCGCATGCCGTGGCCCACTTCGAGCAGGAGGACGGCTGGATGCGGACGACGGACTTTCCGGCTGGGGACTGTCACATCGACGAGCACGCCAAGGTGCTGGCCTCGGTGCGCGAGGTACAGCAGGCGCTCGCCGACGGCAATTCTGGCATCGTGCGCGAACTGGCGCAGGCGCTGATGGACTGGTTCCCCGGTCACGCCGACTACATGGATTCGGCGCTCGCGCAGTGGATGGTCAAGCGTTCCCACGGCGGCGCGCCGCTGGTGTTTCGGCGCGATTCGGCCAAGGCCTGA
- the modB gene encoding molybdate ABC transporter permease subunit gives MLDTDAWQAIWLTLELATLTTLLLLIIATPLAWWLSQTRSRWRAPISAVVTLPLVLPPTVLGFYLLVLMGPQGPLGQLTLALGWGTLSFTFTGLLIGSILFSLPFAVQPIQHAFESIGARPLEAAATLRASPLDAFFSVALPLARPGLLTAAILSFAHTVGEFGVVLMIGGNIPGKTRVVSTQIYGHVEAMEYAQAHWLAGGMVVFSFLVLLCLSLLKRNGASVMR, from the coding sequence ATGCTGGACACCGATGCCTGGCAGGCCATCTGGCTCACGCTGGAACTGGCGACGCTGACGACCCTGCTGCTGCTGATCATCGCGACGCCGCTGGCGTGGTGGCTGTCGCAGACGCGCTCGCGCTGGCGGGCGCCGATCAGCGCGGTCGTGACCTTGCCACTGGTGCTGCCGCCCACGGTACTGGGCTTCTATCTGCTCGTGCTGATGGGGCCGCAGGGGCCACTGGGACAACTGACCCTGGCTCTGGGCTGGGGCACGCTGTCCTTCACCTTCACCGGCCTGCTGATCGGCTCGATCCTCTTCTCGCTGCCCTTTGCCGTGCAACCCATCCAGCACGCCTTCGAGTCCATCGGCGCAAGGCCGCTGGAGGCTGCGGCAACCCTGCGTGCCAGCCCGCTCGACGCGTTCTTCAGCGTGGCCTTGCCGCTGGCGCGCCCCGGTCTGCTCACCGCCGCCATCCTCAGCTTTGCGCATACGGTCGGCGAGTTCGGCGTGGTGCTGATGATCGGCGGCAACATTCCGGGCAAGACGCGGGTTGTCTCGACCCAGATCTATGGCCACGTCGAAGCGATGGAATACGCGCAGGCCCACTGGCTGGCGGGCGGCATGGTGGTCTTCTCCTTCTTGGTGCTGCTGTGCCTGTCCTTGCTCAAGCGCAACGGCGCGAGCGTGATGCGCTGA